In Euphorbia lathyris chromosome 10, ddEupLath1.1, whole genome shotgun sequence, a single genomic region encodes these proteins:
- the LOC136208144 gene encoding SNF1-related protein kinase regulatory subunit gamma-1-like has translation MCEDGELCQSANEFDYDGGDRVYDDELEDVERNQDEEESISVEWSQDEDTYGGGGDGNEHNVYLMTRVLMSSEEEHSQRHRLFRTRCLVLGRKCEMESKVENGKSKVESEEVKPMSKDDKHMPFNEPPRGLSKGLPPLRKLSHDIAWDPRDSAPSPTHGELSSKKEEEVYMLKSWLCVLRENLSYDEPMRGDFIVKNRRWKGVKTYGILAKLVKGQALFHVLLLLSKHPRLEMVPVIHNKSDSKVIGFITQNDVTQLLLRSSGLEWFDGIANKALSEFCFEGQEHMNICVYGDQSLAEGLGVLWESRIGAVAIVNRGNEKIMGCITSNHVLLIFQDNKLFNMRKNLSMKEFIDMEAPKKDSHGLITPQVYSLVTATTSDTLKHAMNQLVKSKANVCFLIDDLKKVMGMVTLRDIIVQFAPPCIDSGFHGGGFFDSALEQTGCQLKNETIICDH, from the exons ATgtgtgaggatggtgaactttgtcaaAGTGCAAATGAGTTTGACTATGATGGGGGTGATAGAGTttatgatgatgagttggaggatgttgaacggaaccaagatgaagaagagtcGATAAGTGTTGAGTGGAGCCAAGACGAAGACACTTATGGAGGTGGTGGTGATGGAaatgagcacaatgtgtatttgATGACGAGGGTGCTAATGTCTAGTGAAGAGGAGCATAGccaacgtcatcgattatttaggactcgatgcttagttcttgggaGGAAGTGTGAGATG GAGAGTAAGGTTGAGAATGGAAAAAGCAAAGTTGAAAGTGAGGAAGTTAAGCCGATGTCCAAAGATGACAAACACATGCCTTTCAATGAGCCACCTAGAGGGCTTTCTAAAGGTCTTCCACCCTTGAGGAAGTTATCACAtgacatagcatgggatccgAGAGATAGTGCACCTAGTCCTACACATGGAGAGTTGAGCTCtaagaaggaggaggaag TATATATGCTGAAATCTTGGTTATGTGTGCTGAGGGAGAACCTTTCTTATGATGAGCCTATGAGGGGTGATTTTATTGTGAAGAAT AGAAGATGGAAGGGAGTCAAGACTTATGGAATATTGGCCAAGTTAGTAAAGGGGCAAgcactttttcatgttttgttgCTTCTCTCAAAGCATCCCAGGCTAGAGATGGTGCCTGTTATACATAACAAATCTGACTCCAAGGTCATTGGTTTTATAACGCAG AATGATGTTACCCAGTTATTACTTCGATCCAGCGGATTAGAGTGGTTTGATGGCATTGCAAATAAGGCTTTGTCTGAGTTCtg TTTTGAAGGTCAAGAACACATGAATATTTGTGTGTATGGAGACCAAAGCTTGGCAGAAGGACTAGGTGTGTTGTGGGAAAGCCGTATAGGtgcagttgctattgtaaatcGAGGAAATGAGAAGATAATGGGTTGCATCACGAGTAACCATGTTCTCCTTATTTTTCAGGATAACAAGCTATTCAATATGAGAAA AAATCTAAGCATGAAGGAATTCATTGATATGGAAGCTCCAAAAAAAGACTCACATGGTCTAATAACTCCGCAAGTGTACTCTCTAGTGACAGCCACAACAAGTGACACTCTCAAGCATGCAATGAATCAATTGGTTAAGAGTAAAGCCAACGTATGCTTTTTAATTGACGATTTAAAGAAGGTAATGGGCATGGTGACACTAAGAGATATCATCGTCCAGTTTGCTCCACCTTGCATAGATTCAGGTTTCCACGGAGGTGGGTTCTTTGATTCTGCTTTAGAACAGACAGGATGCCAACTAAAAAATGAAACCATCATTTGTGATCATTAA